A stretch of the Actinoalloteichus fjordicus genome encodes the following:
- a CDS encoding exo-rhamnogalacturonan lyase family protein — translation MPGFPRRGFLAGTVAAGAAAQLPWLTAQASAATRQTSAAPAEVSLGWLEGGAPAEVPGTTWGVPWPKGALPADQAFALHTDGGDEVPVQTWPIGYWPDGSLKWSAHAVGPHTAADAYRLTPGDGSAPAAPVTVREDRRIVEIDTGVIRVRIPRSGSTLIESISRDGVEIAGAGELILIRGDSAEDGDEGSSRRERFVGRVGTVTVEQAEAVRAVVKVEGVHRARRGGREMLPFTVRLYLYAGAENLRMMHSFVFDRDGQEDFVHGLGVRLQVPMRDQQHDRHIRFGGQDGGLHAEAVKGLTGLRRDPGVEVRQAQVAGRPTPPVDGFPDNVRTRMHLIPDWGDHTLSQLSSESFQIRKRTKAGHGWVPSATGRRASGLGYVGGISGGLAFGLRDFWQRHPTQLDVRNAATETAEVTVWLWSPDAKPMDLRFFHDGLGQDTYEEQLEALEITYEDYEPGFGTAEGIARTSELLFWALPATPTADRLAAMSASVSTPPLLTAPPEHLHGAGVFGDWSPVDRSTPARAEIEDRLDFLFAFYRDQIEQRHWYGFWDYGDVMHTYDADRHVWRYDVGGYAWDNSELGTDIWLWLHYLRTGSAEAFRLAEAMVRHTGEVDVYHSGPYEKLGTRHNVQHFGCSAKQVRISTVANRRYYYFLTADERVGDLMHAQIDVDQTFLTLDPSRKVRGDVYEPDPQALSIGTGTDWSALAVAWLTEWERGGDPIAREKLFAGVETIPQLPNGFYTDGERYDIDTGRYHLPADHGISVSHLNAVFGQVELCSELIDLLADSAFEEAWLQYCRLYNATAAEQEAELGESLGNLNLGQAHSRLTAYAAKRLGDERLAERAWAEFYGGAAGYGPDLDWSVTRIEGPRTLNPIDEAAFVSTNASAQYGLAAIQNLALIGDRLPD, via the coding sequence ATGCCTGGATTTCCTCGACGTGGTTTTCTCGCCGGAACGGTGGCCGCAGGCGCCGCAGCGCAGCTTCCCTGGCTGACAGCGCAGGCGTCCGCCGCCACGAGGCAGACCTCGGCCGCCCCCGCCGAGGTCAGCCTCGGCTGGCTGGAGGGCGGCGCACCCGCCGAGGTTCCCGGCACCACGTGGGGTGTGCCCTGGCCGAAGGGGGCACTACCCGCCGATCAGGCCTTCGCCCTGCACACCGACGGCGGCGACGAGGTGCCGGTGCAGACCTGGCCGATCGGCTACTGGCCGGACGGCTCGCTGAAGTGGTCGGCCCACGCCGTCGGCCCGCACACCGCCGCCGATGCCTACCGGCTGACACCCGGTGACGGATCGGCGCCCGCGGCCCCGGTGACGGTGCGGGAGGACCGTCGCATCGTCGAGATCGACACCGGAGTGATCCGAGTCCGCATCCCGCGCAGCGGGTCCACCCTGATCGAGTCGATCAGTCGCGACGGCGTGGAGATCGCCGGTGCGGGTGAGTTGATCCTGATTCGGGGCGACTCCGCCGAGGACGGCGACGAGGGCAGCAGCAGGCGGGAGCGCTTCGTCGGCCGCGTCGGCACGGTGACCGTCGAGCAGGCCGAGGCGGTCCGCGCCGTAGTGAAGGTCGAGGGCGTGCATCGGGCCCGTCGGGGTGGTCGGGAGATGCTGCCGTTCACCGTGCGGCTCTATCTCTACGCGGGTGCCGAGAACCTGCGGATGATGCATAGCTTCGTCTTCGACCGGGACGGTCAGGAGGACTTCGTCCACGGGCTCGGCGTGCGACTCCAGGTGCCGATGCGCGATCAGCAGCACGACCGGCACATCCGGTTCGGCGGGCAGGACGGCGGTCTGCACGCGGAAGCCGTGAAGGGCCTGACCGGTCTGCGGCGCGACCCTGGCGTCGAGGTCCGACAGGCGCAGGTCGCCGGTCGGCCGACGCCGCCGGTGGACGGCTTCCCGGACAACGTGCGCACCCGGATGCATCTCATCCCCGACTGGGGTGATCACACGCTGAGCCAGCTGTCCTCGGAGTCCTTTCAGATCCGCAAGCGCACCAAGGCCGGGCACGGCTGGGTGCCCTCGGCAACGGGCAGGCGCGCGTCGGGCCTCGGCTATGTCGGGGGCATCAGCGGCGGTCTGGCCTTCGGGCTTCGCGACTTCTGGCAGCGGCATCCCACTCAGCTCGACGTCCGCAACGCCGCGACGGAGACGGCCGAGGTGACGGTGTGGCTGTGGTCGCCCGATGCCAAGCCGATGGACCTGCGGTTCTTCCACGACGGTCTCGGCCAGGACACCTACGAGGAGCAGCTCGAGGCCCTGGAGATCACCTACGAGGACTACGAGCCCGGCTTCGGCACCGCTGAGGGGATCGCTCGAACCAGCGAACTGCTGTTCTGGGCGCTGCCCGCCACGCCGACCGCCGACCGCCTCGCCGCGATGTCGGCCTCGGTGAGCACACCGCCGCTGTTGACCGCGCCGCCGGAGCATCTGCACGGCGCGGGCGTGTTCGGCGATTGGAGCCCGGTGGACCGCTCCACGCCTGCCAGAGCCGAGATCGAGGATCGGCTGGACTTCCTGTTCGCCTTCTACCGTGATCAGATCGAGCAGCGGCACTGGTACGGGTTCTGGGACTATGGCGACGTCATGCACACCTACGATGCCGACCGCCACGTCTGGCGGTACGACGTCGGCGGTTATGCCTGGGACAACTCGGAGCTGGGCACCGACATCTGGCTGTGGCTGCACTACCTGCGCACCGGCAGCGCCGAGGCGTTCCGGCTGGCCGAGGCGATGGTGCGGCACACCGGCGAGGTCGACGTCTACCACTCCGGCCCGTACGAGAAGCTCGGCACCCGCCACAACGTGCAGCACTTCGGGTGCAGCGCCAAGCAGGTGCGCATCAGCACGGTCGCCAACCGGCGGTACTACTACTTCCTGACGGCCGACGAGCGCGTGGGCGATCTGATGCACGCCCAGATCGACGTCGACCAGACGTTCCTCACGCTCGATCCGAGCCGCAAGGTGCGCGGCGACGTCTACGAGCCGGACCCACAGGCATTGAGCATCGGCACCGGCACCGACTGGAGCGCGTTGGCCGTCGCCTGGCTCACCGAGTGGGAGCGCGGCGGCGATCCGATCGCGCGGGAGAAGCTGTTCGCGGGAGTCGAGACGATCCCGCAGCTGCCGAACGGCTTCTACACCGACGGCGAGCGCTACGACATCGACACCGGTCGCTACCACCTGCCTGCGGATCACGGGATCAGCGTCTCGCACCTGAACGCGGTGTTCGGCCAGGTGGAGTTGTGCAGCGAGTTGATCGATCTGCTGGCGGACTCCGCGTTCGAGGAGGCCTGGCTCCAGTACTGCAGGCTGTACAACGCCACGGCCGCAGAGCAGGAGGCCGAGCTCGGGGAGTCGCTGGGCAATCTCAACCTCGGGCAGGCACACTCCCGGCTCACCGCCTACGCGGCCAAGCGGCTCGGTGACGAACGGCTGGCCGAGCGGGCGTGGGCGGAGTTCTACGGCGGTGCGGCGGGGTACGGACCCGATCTCGACTGGTCGGTGACCCGGATCGAGGGGCCGCGCACCCTGAACCCGATCGACGAGGCCGCCTTCGTCTCTACCAACGCCAGCGCACAGTACGGGCTGGCGGCCATCCAGAACCTGGCGTTGATCGGCGACCGCCTGCCGGACTGA
- a CDS encoding ABC transporter ATP-binding protein, giving the protein MTHSSTNRSEQARSAARAGEPARPGSARAGSLSTAAGSSEGVKGAAVAETSTGRSGIAGAASLRSDRLDAVVVGSPGATPTDSVGADAVAEADAVATDVPAGTDSDERGGRRSRRTRQPGRTRRKRRREPTADESAASSLPIASARRSWQVMRTELLNTPGTTSAALIACVLANLCGLVAPWALGRLVDAVTRGATGGDVLEVVLLIACAALAGGVLTALAGALMVRAGETMLARLRERVVDRALHLPPGVLERTGSGDLLSRVGDDVAVVGRVVANEATVLVSSVLALLLTMGGLVALDWRLGLAGLLALPIYIRALFWYLPRSGPGYAAERVAIAERAEVMMSSLHGHATVDSYRLNAERVDMINERSSAAKSISVRVFRLLTRFGSRVNAGEFVGLTAIIVVGFLLVRGDLATVGATTAAALYFHRLFNPLSAVMLGFDKIQSAGASLARLVGVADIPAAAEPVDPPRPADTGLEIRSVSHHYSAPPGSAAGRAAAGPDAARSSVPADGPAVLADVTLRIRPGERVALVGASGAGKTTLAGIAAGVLVPASGSVLLGGVPIGELGLRELRRHVALISQDVHVFSGPLIDDVRLTAPDADESRVRAALDRVGALGWVTALPDGVDTVVGENARRLTAPQAQQLALARLVLADPPVAVLDEASAEAGSAGARELERAAARATEGRTTLVVAHRLPQAVTADRVVVLEHGRIVEIGTHDELVASGGRYARLWAAWQGRERA; this is encoded by the coding sequence ATGACGCATTCGTCGACGAATCGATCCGAGCAGGCCCGCTCGGCAGCCCGGGCCGGGGAGCCCGCCCGGCCCGGCTCGGCGCGGGCAGGCTCACTCTCGACGGCCGCAGGCTCGTCGGAAGGCGTGAAGGGAGCGGCGGTGGCCGAGACGTCGACCGGGCGGTCGGGCATCGCGGGCGCGGCGAGCCTGCGCAGTGACCGGCTGGACGCGGTCGTCGTGGGTTCGCCCGGCGCGACGCCAACCGACTCCGTCGGGGCCGACGCGGTCGCCGAAGCCGACGCGGTCGCGACCGACGTCCCTGCGGGCACCGACTCCGACGAGCGGGGCGGGCGACGATCCCGCCGCACTCGTCAGCCCGGCCGCACCCGGCGGAAGCGTCGTCGCGAGCCGACGGCGGACGAGTCGGCCGCCTCGTCCCTGCCGATCGCCTCGGCGCGTCGGTCCTGGCAGGTGATGCGCACCGAACTGCTGAACACCCCCGGCACGACCTCGGCCGCGCTGATCGCCTGCGTGCTCGCCAATCTCTGCGGGCTCGTCGCCCCCTGGGCGCTGGGCAGGCTGGTGGACGCGGTGACGCGCGGCGCGACCGGCGGCGACGTGCTGGAGGTCGTCCTCCTGATCGCCTGCGCCGCGCTGGCAGGCGGTGTGCTGACCGCGCTGGCGGGTGCTCTCATGGTCCGGGCGGGCGAGACGATGCTGGCCAGGCTCAGGGAGCGGGTCGTCGACCGAGCCCTCCACCTCCCGCCCGGAGTCCTGGAGCGAACCGGCTCCGGCGACCTGCTCTCCCGCGTCGGCGACGACGTCGCGGTGGTCGGCCGCGTGGTGGCCAACGAGGCGACCGTCCTGGTCTCCTCCGTGCTCGCCCTGCTGCTCACCATGGGCGGTCTGGTCGCGCTGGACTGGCGGCTGGGGTTGGCGGGCCTGCTCGCCCTGCCGATCTACATCCGGGCGTTGTTCTGGTATCTGCCGAGGTCGGGGCCGGGATACGCGGCCGAGCGAGTGGCGATCGCCGAGCGGGCCGAGGTCATGATGAGTTCGCTACACGGGCACGCCACGGTCGACTCCTACCGGCTGAACGCCGAGCGCGTCGACATGATCAACGAGCGGTCCTCGGCGGCGAAGTCGATCTCGGTGCGGGTCTTCCGGCTGCTCACCCGCTTCGGCTCCAGGGTGAACGCGGGCGAGTTCGTCGGGCTGACCGCGATCATCGTCGTCGGTTTTCTGCTGGTCCGTGGCGACCTGGCCACCGTGGGAGCCACCACGGCGGCCGCACTGTACTTCCACCGACTGTTCAACCCGCTGAGCGCGGTCATGCTGGGCTTCGACAAGATCCAGTCGGCCGGGGCGAGCCTGGCCCGGCTCGTCGGCGTCGCCGACATCCCCGCCGCCGCCGAGCCCGTCGACCCGCCGCGACCCGCCGACACCGGTCTGGAGATCCGCTCGGTCTCGCATCACTATTCGGCGCCGCCGGGGAGCGCCGCCGGTCGCGCTGCCGCCGGTCCCGATGCCGCCCGGTCTTCGGTGCCCGCCGACGGGCCGGCGGTGCTGGCCGACGTCACCCTGCGCATCCGGCCGGGGGAGCGGGTCGCGCTGGTCGGCGCCAGCGGGGCGGGCAAGACGACGTTGGCGGGCATTGCGGCAGGCGTGCTGGTTCCCGCCTCGGGTTCGGTGCTGCTCGGCGGAGTGCCGATCGGGGAGCTGGGCCTGCGTGAGCTGCGCAGGCACGTCGCTCTGATCAGCCAGGACGTCCACGTCTTCTCCGGGCCGTTGATCGACGACGTCCGGCTGACGGCTCCGGATGCGGACGAGTCGCGGGTGCGCGCCGCCCTCGACCGGGTCGGAGCGCTCGGCTGGGTGACCGCACTGCCCGACGGCGTGGACACGGTGGTGGGCGAGAACGCCCGTCGACTCACCGCCCCGCAGGCGCAGCAACTGGCCCTGGCGAGGCTGGTGCTCGCCGACCCGCCGGTGGCGGTCCTGGACGAGGCCAGCGCCGAGGCGGGCAGCGCGGGCGCCCGTGAGCTGGAGCGGGCCGCCGCCCGAGCGACCGAAGGCCGGACCACGCTGGTGGTGGCCCATCGACTGCCGCAGGCCGTGACGGCCGACCGGGTGGTGGTGCTGGAGCACGGCCGGATCGTCGAGATCGGCACCCATGACGAGCTGGTCGCCTCGGGAGGTCGGTATGCGCGGCTCTGGGCGGCCTGGCAGGGCCGCGAACGGGCGTGA
- a CDS encoding CU044_2847 family protein, translated as MTVHVEYLPFDDGDPVPIQGDESRAPHYGGAEPVGRGRVAPSKPGRADRDLDDLDDLEDLDVEDSDSPEHHADADESDGDAAERDRRLRRRVEKSIERIRRFGAMTVERISDMPRKPDKVTVEIAVKVSAEAGVVIARTSAEANFKIAVEWSNPAAPASAAVDDQAAEDEPASGAE; from the coding sequence GTGACCGTGCACGTGGAGTACCTCCCCTTCGACGACGGCGATCCGGTACCCATCCAGGGCGACGAGTCGCGTGCACCGCACTACGGCGGCGCCGAGCCCGTGGGCAGAGGACGGGTCGCTCCGTCGAAGCCGGGACGGGCGGACCGTGACCTGGACGACCTCGATGATCTGGAGGATCTGGACGTCGAAGACTCCGATTCTCCCGAGCACCACGCCGATGCCGACGAATCGGACGGCGATGCGGCCGAGCGTGATCGGCGGTTGCGCAGGCGGGTCGAGAAGTCCATCGAGCGCATTCGCCGTTTCGGCGCGATGACCGTCGAACGCATCAGTGACATGCCGAGGAAGCCGGACAAGGTCACGGTGGAGATCGCGGTGAAGGTCTCGGCCGAGGCGGGTGTGGTCATCGCCAGAACCTCGGCCGAGGCCAATTTCAAGATCGCGGTCGAGTGGTCGAACCCGGCCGCCCCGGCATCGGCCGCAGTGGACGACCAGGCAGCGGAGGACGAACCTGCATCGGGCGCCGAGTAG
- a CDS encoding vWA domain-containing protein, translating into MNNSQNPELGSEGAADQVLARFASARLWAAHRAPYLASAVFALTPVVLAPLVDERTGGLVPDPEFRAFPVDTRWHVHLETGTALTTPVPEIGWWLLHHIGHLVRAHAARSPVRAETTVSAAAGAPGDTEARRWNQAADAEINDDLAAEGLPGPDGVISPAVLGLPPHLTAEEYLSRLDVLAEAVGRGGHELAESVDCGSAADGVRRDQELPESGGGPTELERELLERSLAVGIQDRVAARSEVPLGWRRWAEARLQPAVNWRARLAALIRRGHGLTSGRVDFSHRRPSRRAGSCPDIALPAMVQPVPAAVVVIDTSGSVSSVRLRRLLSEVTAILHGVGGTGRRLRVLCCDLTAHPVQEVTRAEDVVLLGGGGTDMRAGIAEATALRPRPDLVIVLTDGQTPWPVRRLAVPLLVCLIGEDGSAPEWAHTVRIPEEEP; encoded by the coding sequence ATGAACAACAGCCAGAACCCTGAGCTCGGATCAGAAGGAGCGGCCGATCAGGTGCTGGCCCGGTTCGCCTCGGCTCGGCTCTGGGCGGCGCATCGGGCGCCGTACCTGGCCAGCGCCGTCTTCGCTCTGACCCCGGTGGTGCTGGCGCCGTTGGTCGACGAGCGAACGGGCGGGCTCGTCCCCGACCCGGAGTTCCGTGCATTCCCCGTCGACACCCGGTGGCACGTGCACCTGGAGACCGGCACCGCGCTGACCACTCCGGTGCCCGAGATCGGCTGGTGGCTGCTGCACCACATCGGACATCTGGTGCGCGCGCATGCCGCGCGATCACCGGTCCGCGCCGAGACGACTGTTTCTGCCGCCGCCGGAGCGCCAGGCGACACCGAGGCGCGGCGGTGGAATCAGGCGGCCGACGCGGAGATCAACGACGACCTGGCCGCCGAGGGCCTGCCCGGCCCCGACGGAGTGATCTCTCCCGCCGTGCTCGGTCTGCCCCCACATCTGACGGCCGAGGAGTATCTGTCCCGGTTGGACGTTCTCGCCGAGGCCGTCGGCCGAGGCGGGCACGAGTTGGCGGAATCGGTCGACTGCGGCAGCGCGGCCGACGGCGTGCGCCGGGATCAGGAGCTTCCCGAATCCGGCGGCGGACCGACGGAGCTGGAGCGTGAACTGCTGGAACGCTCCCTGGCTGTCGGAATTCAGGACCGCGTCGCCGCGAGGAGCGAGGTGCCGCTCGGCTGGCGACGGTGGGCCGAGGCGCGGCTGCAGCCTGCGGTGAACTGGCGGGCACGGCTCGCCGCGCTGATTCGACGTGGACACGGCCTGACGAGCGGACGCGTCGACTTCAGTCATCGACGTCCGTCCCGCCGGGCCGGATCATGCCCGGACATCGCGCTACCCGCCATGGTGCAGCCGGTACCCGCCGCCGTCGTCGTGATCGACACTTCGGGCAGCGTCAGCTCAGTCCGGCTCCGCCGCCTGCTCAGTGAGGTCACCGCGATCCTGCACGGCGTCGGCGGGACCGGACGCAGGCTGCGAGTGCTCTGCTGCGATCTGACCGCGCATCCCGTCCAGGAGGTCACCCGTGCCGAGGACGTCGTCCTGCTCGGCGGTGGAGGCACCGACATGCGGGCCGGGATCGCCGAGGCTACCGCGCTGCGACCGCGGCCGGACCTGGTCATCGTCCTCACCGACGGCCAGACCCCATGGCCGGTCCGCCGTCTCGCCGTTCCGCTCCTCGTCTGCCTGATCGGCGAGGACGGCAGCGCCCCCGAGTGGGCGCATACCGTGCGAATTCCTGAGGAGGAGCCATGA
- a CDS encoding alpha/beta fold hydrolase, which yields MHLRTTGPLDAPVLLFIHGGGMAGWMWNAQITHFEQRYRILVPDLPGHDRSSDEDYTTSAAVVESLAEELRRLPSGTDVTVIGFSLGAQIAIELAATHADLVTRVVVVSALTQGAPLPGLVDWIVGATAPLARMPWFARIQAKSLFVPDELLDDYLRTSAALTKESLVALTRANAVFRTPESWREFPGRALLLAGDKEPRALLRGMPQLHADLPGSEWEVHADTGHGLPLAHPAWFNTRVDDWITRPSY from the coding sequence ATGCACCTCAGGACGACAGGTCCCCTCGACGCTCCGGTCCTTCTGTTCATCCACGGCGGCGGAATGGCCGGGTGGATGTGGAACGCCCAGATCACGCATTTCGAGCAGCGCTACCGCATCCTCGTCCCCGACCTGCCCGGACATGACAGGAGCAGCGACGAGGATTACACGACCAGTGCGGCCGTCGTCGAGTCGCTCGCCGAGGAGCTGCGCAGGCTGCCTTCGGGCACGGACGTCACGGTGATCGGCTTCTCCCTCGGCGCCCAGATCGCGATCGAACTGGCCGCCACCCACGCCGATCTCGTCACGCGCGTCGTGGTGGTCAGCGCGCTCACGCAGGGCGCACCGCTGCCGGGTCTCGTCGACTGGATCGTCGGTGCCACCGCGCCGTTGGCTCGGATGCCCTGGTTCGCCAGGATCCAGGCGAAGTCCCTCTTCGTTCCCGACGAACTCCTGGACGACTACCTCCGGACCTCGGCCGCGCTGACGAAGGAGAGCCTGGTCGCGCTCACCCGGGCCAACGCGGTGTTCCGGACACCCGAGTCGTGGCGCGAGTTCCCCGGTCGGGCATTGCTCCTCGCCGGTGACAAGGAGCCGCGCGCGCTGCTGCGCGGGATGCCACAACTCCATGCGGACCTGCCCGGCAGCGAGTGGGAGGTGCACGCAGACACCGGGCACGGGCTGCCCCTCGCGCATCCCGCCTGGTTCAACACCCGGGTCGACGACTGGATCACACGGCCCTCGTACTGA
- a CDS encoding AAA family ATPase, producing MSPTSVVRSAVGVAVAANLPVLLWGAPGTGKTSSVLALGAALDLPVEVVVGSIREPSDFSGLPMVRDGRTWFAPPRWAERLSEAGRGLLLLDELTTAPPSVQAAMLRVVLERTVGDLELPAAVRIVAAANPPESAADGWELSAPLANRFVHLDWQVDAIDVAEGLAAGFPVPTTGPLVSPSPAEIGGARSMVAAFLRVRPELLLAVPEEPSRAGRAWPSPRTWEAAATILAACTTGEVAEEVRAELVLGAVGAAAGFELISWLRNLDLPDPETLLSAPDTPLPERADRLYAVLGAVVAHVAADGSPATWEAAWAVVATAARKAPDVAAGAARSLAKARPAGAALPHAMRGLTPILRAAGLLR from the coding sequence ATGAGCCCTACTTCCGTAGTGCGGTCGGCCGTCGGTGTCGCAGTGGCCGCCAACCTCCCAGTCCTGCTCTGGGGCGCTCCCGGCACCGGGAAGACGTCCTCGGTGCTCGCGTTAGGCGCCGCACTCGACCTCCCCGTCGAGGTCGTCGTCGGCTCCATCCGCGAGCCGAGCGACTTCTCCGGGCTGCCGATGGTCCGGGACGGCCGGACCTGGTTCGCCCCGCCCCGCTGGGCCGAGCGGCTGTCCGAGGCGGGCCGGGGTCTGCTCCTCCTCGACGAGCTGACCACCGCACCGCCCTCAGTGCAGGCCGCGATGCTTCGCGTGGTGTTGGAGCGCACCGTCGGCGACCTCGAGCTGCCCGCCGCTGTGCGGATCGTCGCCGCCGCCAACCCGCCGGAGTCGGCGGCCGACGGCTGGGAGCTGTCGGCTCCGCTGGCGAATCGATTCGTTCACCTGGACTGGCAGGTCGATGCCATCGACGTCGCCGAAGGCCTCGCGGCAGGCTTCCCCGTGCCCACGACGGGTCCGCTCGTCTCGCCGTCCCCCGCCGAGATCGGCGGAGCCCGGTCGATGGTCGCCGCCTTCCTGCGGGTACGCCCCGAGTTACTGCTCGCGGTGCCCGAGGAACCGAGCAGGGCCGGGCGAGCCTGGCCCAGTCCGAGGACATGGGAGGCAGCGGCCACGATCCTCGCCGCGTGCACCACCGGGGAGGTCGCCGAGGAGGTGCGGGCGGAGTTGGTCCTCGGCGCGGTCGGGGCGGCAGCGGGCTTCGAGCTGATCTCCTGGCTGCGCAACCTCGACCTCCCCGACCCGGAGACCCTTCTCTCGGCTCCGGACACCCCGTTGCCGGAGAGGGCGGATCGGCTCTATGCGGTGCTCGGTGCGGTCGTCGCGCACGTGGCGGCCGACGGCAGCCCGGCCACGTGGGAGGCGGCCTGGGCAGTGGTGGCCACGGCCGCACGCAAGGCACCGGACGTCGCCGCCGGGGCCGCTCGGTCGCTGGCGAAGGCCAGACCTGCCGGGGCCGCCCTCCCCCACGCGATGCGAGGGCTGACACCGATCCTGCGTGCGGCCGGACTGCTGCGATGA
- a CDS encoding MFS transporter, whose translation MSISRYRDLLSTPAVGALLASSVLARAFTGMTSLAMLLLVTQDHGYDVAGLVTGTSVVGSVLTGPAVARLADRVGRRLVLLVCSVTYTGSLVTLALLPSEPLLLMAVASVGGATTPPVMAALRAAIAALTSPEQRLTAFSLDSTLQEIVLVVGPMVTTMLVAFAGPQAALIGSGVLTLLGTVLYCGQRAAEAGRPARAPHRRRGARHEPQSDSAPPPRKGRLAGPGFVMMMGSASALLAGLVMVNLAAVAGAGGPDAPTASALMLACVAAGSGIGGLVFGARAKGRAALALFPGGVAVGAVLLALAPNTVVLAILLVLFGTMVAPALTMLYDGLTRRASATRATEAFAWLSSATGVGGAIGNMAGGTVVEHLGSRGGFLVAAASLAICAGICSLPVLRRPAIRPEPENQPVVAGAPQPP comes from the coding sequence GTGTCGATCTCGCGTTACCGCGACCTGCTCTCGACCCCGGCCGTCGGGGCATTGCTCGCGTCCTCGGTCCTCGCCCGCGCCTTCACCGGGATGACCAGCCTCGCGATGCTGCTGCTGGTCACCCAGGATCACGGCTACGACGTGGCGGGACTGGTCACCGGCACCTCGGTGGTCGGCTCGGTGCTCACCGGACCCGCCGTGGCCCGGCTGGCCGATCGCGTCGGACGACGGCTCGTGCTCCTGGTGTGCTCGGTGACCTACACGGGCAGCCTGGTCACTCTCGCGCTGCTGCCCTCGGAGCCGCTCCTGCTCATGGCGGTCGCCTCGGTGGGCGGCGCGACGACGCCGCCGGTGATGGCGGCACTGCGGGCCGCCATCGCGGCCCTGACCTCCCCGGAACAGCGACTGACCGCCTTCTCCCTCGACTCGACCTTGCAGGAGATCGTGCTGGTCGTCGGGCCGATGGTCACCACCATGCTCGTCGCCTTCGCCGGTCCGCAGGCGGCACTGATCGGCTCGGGCGTGCTCACCCTGCTCGGCACCGTCCTCTACTGCGGACAGCGCGCCGCCGAGGCGGGCAGACCGGCCCGCGCCCCGCACAGGCGCCGAGGAGCCCGCCATGAGCCGCAGTCCGATTCGGCGCCGCCACCACGCAAGGGCAGGCTCGCCGGACCGGGCTTCGTCATGATGATGGGCTCCGCCAGCGCCTTGCTGGCAGGCCTGGTGATGGTGAACCTGGCGGCCGTGGCGGGAGCGGGCGGACCGGACGCGCCGACGGCCTCCGCCTTGATGCTGGCCTGTGTGGCCGCCGGGTCCGGCATCGGCGGCTTGGTGTTCGGCGCGCGAGCCAAGGGCCGCGCCGCGCTCGCGCTGTTCCCCGGTGGTGTCGCCGTCGGCGCCGTCCTGCTCGCACTCGCCCCGAACACCGTGGTGCTGGCGATCCTGCTGGTCCTGTTCGGCACCATGGTCGCGCCCGCCCTGACGATGCTCTACGACGGACTCACCCGGCGTGCCTCGGCGACCCGCGCCACGGAGGCCTTCGCCTGGCTGTCCAGCGCCACCGGAGTCGGTGGCGCCATCGGCAACATGGCGGGCGGGACGGTGGTCGAGCATCTCGGCTCGCGTGGCGGCTTCCTCGTCGCGGCGGCCTCCCTCGCGATCTGCGCGGGAATCTGCTCGCTGCCGGTTCTGCGCAGACCCGCGATCCGACCGGAGCCCGAGAACCAGCCCGTGGTCGCGGGCGCCCCGCAGCCGCCGTGA